Part of the Octopus bimaculoides isolate UCB-OBI-ISO-001 chromosome 21, ASM119413v2, whole genome shotgun sequence genome, taatgtttttgatttatattagcccttgtgggtaataaaaagaattcattattattattattattatcatcttttattTCCAAGGCTCACTTCCTTATGCCTAACCATTACCATGACATTTGTGAAGAACGAGCAATTGTGAAACTTTGTGCTTATCCAATTTGTGCGAATAATCTGCCGAAcgtaagtaaatattttcatatcactGTCTgttctgtgtatgcatgtctgtgtatgcatgtctgtgtatgcatgcatgcatgtatgtgtgtgtgtgtgtgatatgctgttgttgattttgttgatcAAAAGAGTTCCAGTTGTGATCATCTATTTTCTTGCCTTCCTTTTCCTAAAAGACAGTGATTTGATTTGAggggattttgctgctatttctagtatgttgcTGACTACACAGATGGCTGGATGTACTTGATAACTCATCAGATTTCATCAGAGAAAGCCACAGGTGTTAAAAATTCTGAGATGGAAATAACCTGGAAGTGAAGCTTTTCATGAAATGAGacacaaaatactactaagcaggCCCTCCCAAAGAAATTTGATGAAGTAGAACAAGTGTCTAATAAAGAAGTATGACCTGGGCTGTGGTAAATAGGAAACTGCTTCTGAAGCAACTGAGATTTCTTGGTCATATTATGAGAGGGCCTGGAGAATTTAGTAATGACCAGAAAGATTGAAGGGTAAAGTAGCAGAGTAAGATGATATGGGTGTCAAGTTTGACAAACTGGTTGGAAGAAAGAGGGGTTTAACATCAGAAAGTGGGACTGttacagaaaagaaagaacagagaaTTGTGGCTGAACATCATTACCTATGTCCTACATTCTGAGAGCGTAGCATGGACAGACAAAGTATCTAATGATGAAGAGATGGCCTGGGTTATGGTAAGTAGGAAACTGCTTCATGAGATTtcttggtcatgtgatgaggaaAGAGGGCCTGTTTTAGTGATGGAGGAATTGCCTTCAAAGACATGATCGATTATATTGTTCccctggtacttacttaatcgaatGGTACTTAGTTTACCAATCTTGGaatgatgtaaaacaaatgaaactggtcaagatttaaactcagaatgcaaaactCTCTGCTCCCAAATACCATAATGTATTTTTGCATGACACTCCACTAAATCAGCTGTCCCTATATTTCAGTAAGAAACTTAGAAATATAACATATctatgtaatattttttattgcagaCAAAGCCTAGTAAATATCACATATCAACCAAAACCAATAAAGTCTACGACATTACCGAACGTAAGGTAAGAAACTTATTGTacctattgtttttttatttatgagtAACTTCATTATAAGCATAGCtgagttcattttgcaaccatgagCTCTCAGCTTTGACTTATCATCATGTTAAAATAAtactttaacatccacttttcaatgcttattgaagcagattttctatattttgatgcccttcctgtcactaacctttgcctgttttcaagcaaggtgatTGTCATGTACCCTATTTACATTAGTTGAACTGGTGCCATCATCTTGATTATTACTTTCACTACATTTCAGCTGTTGTACActccagctttcttcaggtgtcttgtgatgATTATATATGGGCTTTTttgcagtttttgtctaccaaatccactcacaaggatttggtcagcccaaggttataatagaacCAAAGTGCCACACCCTTGGGACTGAGCCCacgaccatgtgattgggaagcaaacttcttaaccacagggcTACACCTGCAACTACATGGCCATGCCAGCACCTACTACACAaaaccttgtgcaagtgtcttcacATAAGACTCAGTTCAACCCAAACCTAGTGAGTGAAACtggttagacagaaactgtgtggaagccttccacttaatggtttggcaaaagtgactgaataagtacctgactttaaaaaaaaaaaataagctctgAGGTTGATctgctcaactaaaacccttcaaggtagtgccccagcatgactgcagtgcaatgattgaaacaagtaaaaaataaaggatatatattttgtttttgctttgtttataatgtttgatTACTTTTCGTTTTGTattcgtctttctttctttccaacttGTCAGATTTTCTGCAGCAATCGCTGTTTCAAGCATTCAAAAATCTTTGAGAAACAGATTCTGACATCTCCTTTATGGTTTCGTCCCAAAGAAAAGCCTGCCGATTTCCGTGTTCCAGATACAGAAAATGACAAGTAAGTATGTACTCACCATTTACACAAGTTTTAAGGAACCAACAGTGGAATCTCTATGTCAGATGATTTCAGTCATAGTGTTGCAACATGCTTGTGTGCCACATATGTTATACAGATATGGCACACTTTTTTGAAGCAAGTTAGAAAATGCAAGCATATTCAGAAAACTTTagcatttttaacccttttgataccaacccagctgaaaccacctctggctctgtagtacaaatgtcttctttccaaaagttctgaattaaaatcttccaccaaaccttagtcacaatttatgttcctaacactagctgaatgataactaagttattttactaaattctttgttatgtttacatCTAAATTCTTCTTATGGTCAGTTTTTCTTTCAGCACATTTGTTCTTtgtcattcatacatatttacattgcaCAGGATGGTtgatcacctctctctctctatctctctcattcctcCTACTTCCTCACCACAGCCGTTACCCACCTCCACTACATTCATTAAacctaatgttttcttttaaattttatatatatatatatatttttctttttgcagagGCTGGGTTGGATATGAAGTCATTAGTAAAAAAAGTAACGTGTTCAATAAAACTAATATCTCTGAAGAGGATACCATAATTGATGCTGAAGAGGAAGAGGACAGCAGAGGTGTTGTGTCGATCTTGGATCAGCAGGACTGGTTAGATGAGCTTCATGACAATCTCTATAGACCTCAGCCAAACATTTCAAAACTCTCAACTAAAGATTCTGACATTGAGGAAGATCCACTTCAACATGTAAATTATGAAGATGGTTCCGATGGGGATTTCTTACAATCTGAAGGATCAGATGAAGAAAACGGTTCTTCTACAGATAAAAGAATTCTAGAGCGACTTCAAGGTAATCTCTCCGAATTAGGAAATTTTTATTCAGATGAAACTGATTCTGATGATGACAAGACTTCAGTTACCTTAGTGActacttcaagaaaaaaaaagacggaagTACCAAAGAAAGGGAAAAGCTGCCAGCCACATCTATTGTCTGCATCTGAGGTTtctaacaataaaacaaaatctacTGAACCACATTCTCAAATAAACCAGTTACAAATGTTGCTtgataaacagaaaaacaaactgtCACAGTTTGTAAACCCCGTTTCATTAGTTAACAATGAACCAGAATCACAGAGAACTAACAAAGAAGGGAACTACATATGCAGACACCACTCTTCAGATTCTCAGACATCAGACACAGTAACTGTTTGCTCAAATTCTTCACCTTCAACTAAAGACAATTCCAAAAGTAGTAATGTTAGTAATAATACAAATCATCAACGGCCACGAGATAAAATAATCAATTTTGTTCACTCGTGGATTACTCCAAAATCGCTTAGCTTCTTAGGTTTATCAAGCTCTGAAGAACAACCTGACCCCTCAAATGATTCTGCTTCAAAAGCCACCTCAGACTTTTCAAAACTCTGTGAAAGAGTTGCTATTCAAGGTCAAGATTTTGAACTCCTGCTTGATGATCATGTTCCTGGGAAAGACATTCTTCCTAAGAAGTCATTACCATCTTATGAAAATCttcagaaagaaacagaaaactatTCCTTTAAAGTCAAGGAATATTTTAAACCACCACCAAAGAAAAAGGTTTGATTTTtacttatgttttctttttgatattttttgaagCATCTGATTCAAGACAAGACCCCTATTATTTTCCATGATTAGTGGTTAAAAATCTCAAAATTCTTCTTTCAGATTGATGAGAATGAATCAAGTCTGGTGCTGCCAAATGTTGATTCTTATTCTCAAGTAACCCTTAGAAGATCTATTTTCTTGCAACAACTTGGCAAAAGGTAAGTAGCTGTTCTTAGTATCTTGTTGCTGTTCTGGTTTGCTCTATGTCAGCTTTGATATGACAAACTACATATCAAAGGGGATCTAGTTGTGACAATCCAGTTTTTTTGTATATGAgcactacattgtccaatgtttcTTTCCCATTTTAAGGTTGTATGGTGTGATTCAAGGTATATTTgtctgctgtttctaacaagttGAGGACCATATAGTTTGTTGGCTTATTGGAATCTTGTAATTTGATAATGCTTCATAACGACTTTTGGTAATTGCACTACTCAAAGCATCTAGCCAATGAATAACTCTCTACATGGTCTTTgactgctagatatagcagtcaaatctctatCAAACAAacatcagaaacaacaataaaaccagcACCAACCATGTTGATAAAAACCTTAGCCATGACTGTCAAACATCATTTATGCACCAACAAAGAAACATCTATGTGATCTCTTGACTggatagaaacaacagccaaatctccttcatatctCATCCTACTATCTTGATAAAGGGAAGCTCATACCCTTCAAGAATGTACCCATGAACTTCACAGTCCTTCCAAAGCAGTGCCCTTAGCTTTCACTGGCCATCTGAGTTGTCCATTGAACTTCTTTATCACacaccatgcctgcacctattgtaaaatattcttcatatatttttggcTCTTGTATATTACAGAATTGATGCCCTTATCAGTGGTATGGACCTCTTGATTGGAGAATTGTCAACAGATATCAAGGATTTTGTACATACATTCAGGTATAGAGATGTCAAGTTTATTCCTTTCTATTCTtcctcttatttttttgtttattctctcATACTACAATGGATTCCTAACAGAGTCATTTGCTTGCAGTCTaccatgaaagcatgtctgggTTGTTTGTTGTTCAATAGAGTTGGAGATTATTGCCTCATTTGGGAAACTAGTGggtttggtgataggaagggcacccagctgtaaaaaaaaaaaaatcctttgccCCCAACATTTTTGTGAATAGAAGTataatgttattttgttgtttgatcAATAAAACCAGTACATTATGTTTTATTTCACAGCTTTAACATCAAATGACCAccgtaattttctttcttttaacagtTTAGTGAATACTAACATTGTCCTGAAGACAAGAGAGTGGGATATTGCtgctattttcattattattttgtaagtatttcatctatctgataaaaacaaaagacaataataataatatttttagtatctGTACTGCTGAAGCAATacagataataatattaataatgataatcctttctactataggcacaaaacctgaaattttgggggagagggttagtcacttacattgactccagtacacaactggtactcatttgatCAACCCGaaacaaatgaaaggcaaagttgacctctgaacataaaaacagacgaaatgccacttttTACCTGGCaggctaacagttctgccagttcgccacctcagcagcagcagcagtagcagtagtagtagtagtagtagtagtaactctACTTTTGGCACGAGGCCATAAATTTTAGGAAGTGGAGAATGGTTGATTACATCCATCCCCAGCacttaattggtactttatttttatcaatcctaaacagatgaaaggctaagtttgATCCTGGCGGGATTTGAAACTGTTGTTTCTCCTCCCATTATCCCACCAGTCTCGAAGCTCCTGAAAAGATCAAGTGCACTGCCCTTCCTTCACTGACTTagccaaaaacatttttttttttaaacaagactCATGGTAACTTAGTACTAACATAAGTATTGTTTATACTACCAATCAAAAATTACATTCTTCTGTCATAcattgctctttctctctttctctctctcagtttctttttttcttttctatcttaagGTTGTCCAAGAAAACAGCCAAACTTGAAACTGGACTACAGAAACCAAATATTCGAAAGAAATTCAAcaacattttgcagaaatttgATCTGTCCTTACTCGAAGCTCAAACACTTGTGGCTGAGAAACTGTTGGTACTATGATGGCTCTTTCTGtacaaaatgtaatatttatgacTATACTAGAAATGGAAACATTTGTGACTGAAATACTCAATTTGATGATGGATCACTGCATTCAAAATTGTACATTGTTTTGCTTACTGTGACAGTAAATTAATAAACTGTATTCAATTGGTCGGACGTTGTTGTCTAGTTTGTTTCATCTGACAGAAATGTTTACAGAGTATTCTGGAATATGATTGGTAAGGTGTTTACTGCTGCTTGcgatagaaaatttattttagattcTCAGTGATGCTTGGTAGAAATGTTTTTGCACTGCCTGTATTAGAAATATTtacagtaggcgcaggagtggctgtgtggtaagtagcttgcttaccaaccacatggttccgggttaattcccactgcgtggaaccttgggcaagtgtctcctactatagcctcggaccgaccaaagccttgtgagtggatttggtagacggaaactgaaagcccatcgtatatatgtatatgtgtgtgtgtttgtccccctagcattgcttgacaaccgatgctggtgtgtttatgtccccgtaacttagcggttcggcaaaaagagaccgatagaataagtactaggcttccaaagaataagtcctggggtcgatttgttcgactaaaggcggtgctccagcatggccgcagtcaaaatgactgaaacaagtaaaagatgaaagagatagatagatagaNNNNNNNNNNNNNNNNNNNNNNNNNNNNNNNNNNNNNNNNNNNNNNNNNNNNNNNNNNNNNNNNNNNNNNNNNNNNNNNNNNNNNNNNNNNNNNNNNNNNNNNNNNNNNNNNNNNNNNNNNNNNNNNNNNNNNNNNNNNNNNNNNaagaagcccgtcgtatatatgtatgtatatatgtatatgtgtgtgtgtttgtccccctagcattgcttgacaaccgatgctggtgtgtttatgtccccgtaacttagcggttcggcaaaaagagaccgatagaataagtactaggcttccaaagaataagtcctggggtcgatttgttcgactaaaggcggtgctccagcatggccgcagtcaaaatgactgaaacaagtaaaagatgaaagagatagatagatagataaacaaacagctAGAAaaataggcaggcagacagacagacagacaaagtacAAGTTCTCTATTCCAGTTCTCCTCTAAAGATATTGCATATTCATATGAATGTGAGGTGACGGGGGTGTCTGTGTAAGTAGGAGGGGAGGGAGGCAATAAGTTTTCTTCAGCCACACCTCCAGCGCTGACACGCAGATACATATttacgctctctctctttctctatctccccctccctccctccaagACAACTTGGCATGAAGCAACTCTGTGATTGGTACAATCTTTACATACCTTCTTTATATTCCTTTCTTATGACCTTCGTTCAAACACAAACCCTGCCAAGGCATAACAAGAGAAATAAACTTTATGCGATCTTGTTTTTCACCCAAAGATGTCTAGCgaaatcccaccaccaccaccaccaccactaacaacaacaacaacaacaacaacaacaacaacaacaacaacaacaacaacaacaacaacaacaacaacaNNNNNNNNNNNNNNNNNNNNNNNNNNNNNNNNNNNNNNNNNNNNNNNNNNNNNNNNNNNNNNNNNNNNNNNNNNNNNNNNNNNNNNNNNNNNNNNNNNNNNNNNNNNNNNNNNNNNNNNNNNNNNNNNNNNNNNNNNNNNNNNNNNNNNNNNNNNNNNNNNNNNNNNNNNNNNNNNNNNNNNNNNNNNNNNNNNNNNNNNNNNNNNNNNNNNNNNNNNNNNNNNNNNNNNNNNNNNNNNNNNNNNNNNNNNNNNNNNNNNNNNNNNNNNNNNNNNNNNNNNNNNNNNNNNNNNNNNNNNNNNNNNNNNNNNNNNNNNNNNNNNNNNNNNNNNNNNNNNNNNNNNNNNNNNNNNNNNNNNNNNNNNNNNNNNNNNNNNNNNNNNNNNNNNNNNNNNNNNNNNNNNNNNNNNNNNNNNNNNNNNNNNNNNNNNNNNNNNNNNNNNNNNNNNNNNNNNNNNNNNNNNNNNNNNNNNNNNNNNNNNNNNNNNNNNNNNNNNNNNNNNNNNNNNNNNNNNNNNNNNNNNNNNNNNNNNNNNNNNNNNNNNNNNNNNNNNNNNNNNNNNNNNNNNNNNNNNNNNNNNNNNNNNNNNNNNNNNNNNNNNNNNNNNNNNNNNNNNNNNNNNNNNNNNNNNNGCACACACCATCACCGCCACagaacaccatcaccaccacaaaacaccatcaccaccaccaccaccaccacaaagcaCCGGCactgctaacaccaccaccaccaccacaaaacatcaacaatatcacCGCCTCCACGATCGCCTACAACTTCAGTTTTCTCTGAAGCAAAACTTTCTCAAATTcgctttcgtttctttctttctctctttcccttactatctctctctcaatctctctctctcgccctttctctcactctccacaCTCGCATCGACTGTGTAGCTGCGTATATAAAAGGGCTTCTTTTAACTGCCTAGATAAAGGACCTGGAACCCAAAAAAgacgcaaaaataaaaaagaaggaagcgaagaaaaatacaagcaaaataGATTGTTAAACCCTGCTCCCATTCTAAATATAGGGAGCATTTTGCTGTAAACCCATTTTTCTTACCAATTTCAACAGTTGGAGAAGatacgatacatacatatatatatttatataatacccGAAGGGTTGTGTTTTCAAGTATTTTTCTATCAACGAAGTTCGTTCTTACACTCGATCGTTCGTCCCTTTCTCAGAGGTCAGGTTAGCCCAGTTACATCGACATGGCTCAGGAACTTAAGGTCGGTAAAACTTTTCTCTTTCTAACAGCATGAACATCACTACACATTCATCAATAATATCACTACCAACCACACGTACGACATAGGCAActctatgtggtcgctcgatctgctacaactgctagaaacaacagccaaacccATCTCGTTTCGTACACCTTATTGTCTTAGAAAAGGCTACGTCGAATGTGTTTCTGGGTTCTCTGGATATTGGAAATAGACGGGATGGTcgtggctagaatgtctttgatcagaggtAGGTCTACTCGATTAGGgatgacctgggactaaacaacatccCCACGAATACCTCAGCCATTGATATCAACAACCAAAACCCCCCTTCGGCACtaccccaacaccaccatcatcatcatcatcatcatcatcatcatcgtcatcatcacagaAATACCACCAATAATACTACCTCTACCAACACCTCTCCCTATCGACAAGAACGCCTCTGTTGGGTCAccctgcctgctagaaatagcagtcaaatctccctcgatgggctaatgcagtttcgcactccgagatctaaaacgtaggaatctgaaaaaatattttcaaaaaaatgcatttttcaaggagagctGCAAAACTGCATTAGACCCCTCTCCCTCCCTACTATCTTAAAAGTGTGGAAGAAcacattgaatttattttattgcttactCAAGGAAGAAAGGATAGCACCCATGACCACATTCATTTTTTGACACCTCTAGAGGTCGGTCCCTACCCAGGACTAGTTTTGAATCAATTAGACAGACTTGTTCAAAGTGGGCCCCCGTGTACATGCTGGGGCAGAGGACATTATGATGAATTAAACCCTTTGATTCCATCAAGTAGAAATATCCGTAtgattctttttatcttttcgtgTGACATGCAGATTAACCCCATGACTTTAGAAAAATGTCTTATTTAAGTAGAGTAGAGGGCCCCACTGACAATTCTCAAATTGGGCCCTGCACTTCCTAGCACCAGAATGTTTGCAACTGAGTAAACTCCTCTGAGAGCCCTCAAGGACCAGATGGAGATGTTAAACCCAGTAACGAATTAAGTCTACCACTTAAGATAATGAAGAATtggaaaagacaggatggtcatgtctGAAATGCTTTTACTTAGTGTTGGATGGAATACCTTgctgtatttcttccagttctctacattctaagttcaaatcctgttgaggtcaactttaccttttatcatgcCCAGGTTGATAAGATATCACCAATGCtaccaccgtcgccaccacctTCAACACCATCCCACCAGATCAGCACCACTACCATGACACTATTGCCACCTTCatccccatcactaccaccaattccaccaccaacattaccacgtcataccaccatcacttccatcaccagtactacaaccaacaaaatcAACACCAATAAAGAGGTCTCTGGGCAAATTGCCctgtctactagaaatagcagccaaatcttactcAGAACAGACCCAACCAccttagaaaagagaaaaagacatagatgcaatataactgaaataaaagacaggatagtcatgtcTGTAACGTCTTGATTATATATAGATCTGGGGGTTAAACACACAACACTGccactatcaacaacaaaagcCTCTCTACAGACaagaaataatacaaatgttaataatcttttctactatgaacacaaggcctgaaactttgggggtggaatttagtcaattatatcgacccccagtgctcaactggtacatattttatcaaccctgagaggataAAAGACATAGtcaactttgacagaatttgaactcagaatgtaaagagccactAAGTATTTTAGCCATCGcacttatgattctgccagctccatcatcttaataataatcctttctactttagacataaggcctgaaatttgggggaacagggcaagtcaattacagtgaccccagtactcaactggtatttaatttatcgaccctgaaaggatgaaaggcaaagttgacctcagcggaatttgaactcagaacgcagtggcagatgaaatactgctaagcatttcgcctggcgagctgacaattctgccagctcatttgcctaacaacaataatgatttcaaattttggcacaaggccagcaattacggggaagcaggtaaattgattacattgatattctggtgttcaactgatacttattttatcaaccgtgataagaagaaaggcaaagagacgaccttagcagaatttgaactcagaactgtaaAGAGCCAACAAGCAATTTGCTCAttgtgctcacaattctgccaactccactactttaataataataataataataataataataataataataataataataataataataataataataaaaataataataataataataataataataataataataataataattataataatgataatgatgataattaattcttttattggccaccagggtttacataaaaacaacatgaaaagtataacaatgataataataatttcaaatttttgccacaattTTTGGtgggggattaagttgattacatcaatcccagagtgtaactagtacttatttaatcaaccccaaaaggatgaaaggcaaagttgacttcggtggaattcgaactcagaaccttggggcagacaaaataccgcgaagcatttcgcccagcatgctaatgattctgccagctcgccggcttagataataataatgataattagcttattgtatacagtgctctgttgcacaactcatcagaaaagagtaaaagaatggaGAGAAAGCAGAAATAAGACAAGTCAAAAAAAGGCAGCAATGAGAGCGAAAAGTACATTCTTGGGATACAAGCATTTTATCATTCagga contains:
- the LOC106879313 gene encoding putative RNA polymerase II subunit B1 CTD phosphatase rpap2 isoform X3 — encoded protein: MEEQVRKRVASEERAFRIVMKLVEETVTFEQLKDMAHFLMPNHYHDICEERAIVKLCAYPICANNLPNTKPSKYHISTKTNKVYDITERKIFCSNRCFKHSKIFEKQILTSPLWFRPKEKPADFRVPDTENDKGWVGYEVISKKSNVFNKTNISEEDTIIDAEEEEDSRGVVSILDQQDWLDELHDNLYRPQPNISKLSTKDSDIEEDPLQHVNYEDGSDGDFLQSEGSDEENGSSTDKRILERLQGNLSELGNFYSDETDSDDDKTSVTLVTTSRKKKTEVPKKGKSCQPHLLSASEVSNNKTKSTEPHSQINQLQMLLDKQKNKLSQFVNPVSLVNNEPESQRTNKEGNYICRHHSSDSQTSDTVTVCSNSSPSTKDNSKSSNVSNNTNHQRPRDKIINFVHSWITPKSLSFLGLSSSEEQPDPSNDSASKATSDFSKLCERVAIQGQDFELLLDDHVPGKDILPKKSLPSYENLQKETENYSFKVKEYFKPPPKKKIDENESSLVLPNVDSYSQVTLRRSIFLQQLGKRIDALISGMDLLIGELSTDIKDFVHTFSLVNTNIVLKTREWDIAAIFIIILLSKKTAKLETGLQKPNIRKKFNNILQKFDLSLLEAQTLVAEKLLVL
- the LOC106879313 gene encoding putative RNA polymerase II subunit B1 CTD phosphatase rpap2 isoform X1, with the translated sequence MPTRRSFGFAHLKIRQDCHGWNAFDQRKEMEEQVRKRVASEERAFRIVMKLVEETVTFEQLKDMAHFLMPNHYHDICEERAIVKLCAYPICANNLPNTKPSKYHISTKTNKVYDITERKIFCSNRCFKHSKIFEKQILTSPLWFRPKEKPADFRVPDTENDKGWVGYEVISKKSNVFNKTNISEEDTIIDAEEEEDSRGVVSILDQQDWLDELHDNLYRPQPNISKLSTKDSDIEEDPLQHVNYEDGSDGDFLQSEGSDEENGSSTDKRILERLQGNLSELGNFYSDETDSDDDKTSVTLVTTSRKKKTEVPKKGKSCQPHLLSASEVSNNKTKSTEPHSQINQLQMLLDKQKNKLSQFVNPVSLVNNEPESQRTNKEGNYICRHHSSDSQTSDTVTVCSNSSPSTKDNSKSSNVSNNTNHQRPRDKIINFVHSWITPKSLSFLGLSSSEEQPDPSNDSASKATSDFSKLCERVAIQGQDFELLLDDHVPGKDILPKKSLPSYENLQKETENYSFKVKEYFKPPPKKKIDENESSLVLPNVDSYSQVTLRRSIFLQQLGKRIDALISGMDLLIGELSTDIKDFVHTFSLVNTNIVLKTREWDIAAIFIIILLSKKTAKLETGLQKPNIRKKFNNILQKFDLSLLEAQTLVAEKLLVL
- the LOC106879313 gene encoding putative RNA polymerase II subunit B1 CTD phosphatase rpap2 isoform X2, yielding MSELKELDKDKERKTAADEEAKKKEMEEQVRKRVASEERAFRIVMKLVEETVTFEQLKDMAHFLMPNHYHDICEERAIVKLCAYPICANNLPNTKPSKYHISTKTNKVYDITERKIFCSNRCFKHSKIFEKQILTSPLWFRPKEKPADFRVPDTENDKGWVGYEVISKKSNVFNKTNISEEDTIIDAEEEEDSRGVVSILDQQDWLDELHDNLYRPQPNISKLSTKDSDIEEDPLQHVNYEDGSDGDFLQSEGSDEENGSSTDKRILERLQGNLSELGNFYSDETDSDDDKTSVTLVTTSRKKKTEVPKKGKSCQPHLLSASEVSNNKTKSTEPHSQINQLQMLLDKQKNKLSQFVNPVSLVNNEPESQRTNKEGNYICRHHSSDSQTSDTVTVCSNSSPSTKDNSKSSNVSNNTNHQRPRDKIINFVHSWITPKSLSFLGLSSSEEQPDPSNDSASKATSDFSKLCERVAIQGQDFELLLDDHVPGKDILPKKSLPSYENLQKETENYSFKVKEYFKPPPKKKIDENESSLVLPNVDSYSQVTLRRSIFLQQLGKRIDALISGMDLLIGELSTDIKDFVHTFSLVNTNIVLKTREWDIAAIFIIILLSKKTAKLETGLQKPNIRKKFNNILQKFDLSLLEAQTLVAEKLLVL